From one Leifsonia soli genomic stretch:
- a CDS encoding DUF4396 domain-containing protein translates to MQLLQLYRTLAAPRKDPITPPLAHFPGWFAVVATTSLLLGAACAVWVALDVVRRPQPMRVMAVVWPVTMLFGGLLGLWFYRAQGRAPRAGQEPSGRQTSLAASVGTGTSHCGAGCAIGDLIAEWLAFALPAVAVLGGWGWLFDDPMFAVWVIDFVLAFVIGIGFQYFAIAPMREQSAGRTLRDAVKADAASITAWQVGMFGVMALMQLLVFPVLWGGRAAVDSPEFWFAMQWAMLAGFATSYPVNWVLIRTGIKERM, encoded by the coding sequence ATGCAACTGTTGCAACTCTACAGGACTCTCGCCGCGCCACGAAAGGATCCGATCACGCCTCCGCTCGCTCACTTCCCCGGCTGGTTCGCGGTCGTGGCCACGACCTCGTTACTCCTCGGAGCCGCGTGTGCGGTCTGGGTGGCCCTGGACGTGGTCCGCCGTCCGCAGCCGATGCGGGTGATGGCGGTGGTCTGGCCGGTGACCATGCTCTTCGGCGGCCTGCTGGGCCTGTGGTTCTACCGGGCGCAGGGGCGGGCTCCGAGAGCGGGGCAGGAGCCGTCCGGCCGGCAGACGTCCCTGGCCGCCTCGGTCGGCACGGGCACCAGTCACTGCGGCGCCGGTTGTGCGATCGGGGACCTGATCGCGGAATGGCTGGCGTTCGCCCTCCCCGCCGTCGCCGTGCTCGGCGGCTGGGGCTGGCTGTTCGACGACCCGATGTTCGCGGTCTGGGTGATCGACTTCGTGCTCGCCTTCGTCATCGGCATCGGCTTTCAGTATTTCGCGATCGCCCCGATGCGCGAGCAGAGCGCCGGACGCACCCTGCGAGACGCCGTCAAGGCCGACGCTGCCTCGATCACGGCGTGGCAGGTCGGGATGTTCGGCGTGATGGCGCTCATGCAGCTGCTGGTCTTCCCGGTTCTGTGGGGCGGCCGTGCTGCGGTCGATTCCCCCGAGTTCTGGTTCGCCATGCAATGGGCCATGCTCGCCGGGTTCGCCACCAGCTATCCGGTCAACTGGGTGCTGATCCGCACCGGGATCAAAGAGCGGATGTGA
- a CDS encoding GNAT family N-acetyltransferase: MPDAEFEYPDEAGYPDGVGTLTQDQLVLIDEVREDHSSAIDFFVVDNHEDSTYEAIAGDTVIGGLTYSIADEKRFVLVAAAVFPEYRGQGVATELIRRVLDDLRARGITVTVLCPIVREFIDRTPSYEDLVDTELPGVRTRRHDDGSPV, encoded by the coding sequence ATGCCTGACGCAGAATTCGAGTACCCGGATGAAGCCGGGTATCCCGACGGAGTCGGAACCCTCACCCAGGATCAGCTGGTGCTCATCGATGAGGTGAGGGAGGACCACTCCTCCGCGATCGACTTCTTCGTCGTGGACAACCACGAGGATTCGACCTACGAGGCGATCGCCGGAGACACCGTCATCGGCGGTCTGACCTACTCCATCGCCGACGAGAAGCGGTTCGTCCTCGTCGCCGCCGCAGTGTTCCCGGAGTACCGGGGCCAGGGCGTCGCCACCGAACTCATCCGCCGGGTTCTTGACGACCTCCGCGCGCGCGGCATCACCGTCACCGTCCTCTGCCCGATCGTGCGGGAGTTCATCGACCGCACCCCCTCGTACGAGGACCTCGTCGACACGGAGCTCCCGGGTGTGCGGACGCGGCGGCACGACGACGGCAGCCCCGTGTGA
- a CDS encoding TetR family transcriptional regulator: protein MTAASDSTPARLTARGAKTRERIVSAAADLMYTRGVGATTLDDIMTASGVSKSQLYRHFANKDEIVRAAIELMGERVIQREQSSLGGVTSLADLRRWRDALVQNNAVRHGAYGCALGSFASEVSDHDDVARRSLMALFAEWQDLLSGAMERLRANGALPPDAPVEGLAVGLLAALQGGYVLAQTARDVTPMATSLDMAISHIESLAT, encoded by the coding sequence GTGACGGCGGCCTCCGATTCGACGCCCGCGCGCCTGACTGCGCGCGGAGCGAAGACGCGCGAACGGATCGTCAGCGCTGCAGCGGATCTGATGTACACGCGCGGCGTCGGTGCCACGACGCTCGACGACATCATGACGGCGAGCGGGGTCAGCAAGTCGCAGCTCTACCGGCACTTCGCGAACAAGGACGAGATCGTCCGGGCGGCCATCGAGCTCATGGGCGAGCGCGTCATCCAGCGGGAGCAGAGCAGTCTCGGTGGCGTCACGAGCCTCGCCGATCTGCGACGGTGGCGCGACGCCCTCGTGCAGAACAATGCGGTGCGTCACGGCGCGTACGGGTGCGCTCTCGGATCGTTCGCCTCCGAGGTGTCCGACCATGACGACGTCGCCCGGCGGAGCCTGATGGCGCTGTTCGCCGAGTGGCAGGATCTCCTCTCGGGAGCGATGGAGCGCCTGCGCGCGAACGGCGCCCTCCCTCCCGACGCGCCCGTCGAGGGTCTCGCGGTCGGCCTCCTGGCCGCACTGCAGGGAGGATACGTGCTCGCCCAGACCGCGCGGGACGTCACGCCGATGGCGACATCGCTCGATATGGCCATCAGCCACATCGAGAGCCTCGCGACGTAG
- a CDS encoding NADP-dependent oxidoreductase, which produces MTDRTAGAAGMTLVDRPEPKPAINDVVVEVHAAAYVPTELEWPSTWVDRAGRDRSPSILGHDVAGVVTALGYGTTGLTIGQRVFGITDWHRDGTLAEYVTVESRNLAALPGDVEFTVGASLPISGLTAWQGLFQHGRLRSGQTVLAHGAAGAVGTMVSQLAREAGAHVIGSGRAADRGKALDYGAHEFIDLENDDLADIGRVDLVFDVIGGEIQEKSALLIRPGGTLVTVTGLGGVRPEEGLSIDFVVESVPSHLTEIVQRVRDGRLRSNIDEIAPLDDAVAALNPTQRRRGKTVIDVRS; this is translated from the coding sequence GTGACAGATCGGACGGCGGGAGCTGCCGGGATGACCCTGGTGGATCGTCCGGAGCCGAAGCCGGCCATCAACGACGTCGTCGTCGAGGTGCACGCCGCCGCCTACGTTCCCACCGAGCTGGAATGGCCGTCCACCTGGGTCGACCGCGCCGGCCGGGACAGGTCGCCGTCCATCCTCGGACACGACGTGGCCGGCGTCGTCACCGCACTCGGCTACGGCACGACCGGGCTCACGATCGGACAACGGGTCTTCGGCATCACCGATTGGCACCGCGACGGGACCCTGGCCGAGTACGTCACGGTCGAGTCCCGCAATCTCGCGGCTCTTCCCGGAGACGTGGAGTTCACCGTCGGGGCGAGCCTGCCGATCTCCGGCCTCACCGCGTGGCAGGGCCTGTTCCAGCACGGCCGCCTGCGGTCGGGGCAGACGGTCCTCGCTCACGGAGCGGCTGGCGCGGTCGGAACGATGGTCAGCCAGCTCGCGCGGGAGGCGGGCGCCCATGTCATCGGTTCCGGGCGCGCCGCCGACCGGGGCAAAGCCCTCGACTACGGAGCCCATGAATTCATCGACCTCGAGAACGACGACCTCGCCGACATCGGACGAGTGGACCTGGTCTTCGACGTCATCGGCGGTGAGATCCAGGAGAAGTCCGCACTCCTCATCCGCCCCGGAGGGACACTCGTGACAGTCACCGGGCTAGGCGGCGTGCGGCCAGAGGAGGGCCTGTCGATCGACTTCGTCGTCGAGTCGGTGCCGTCGCACCTGACGGAGATCGTCCAGCGCGTCCGGGACGGCCGCCTCCGCAGCAACATCGACGAGATCGCGCCGCTCGACGACGCCGTCGCGGCGCTGAATCCGACCCAGCGCCGCCGGGGCAAGACCGTCATCGACGTCCGTTCCTGA
- a CDS encoding sodium:calcium antiporter — protein sequence MSGLPLWLLLALFVIGAAVIWVAGVYLSKTTDALDDRLHLGSALGGLIVLAVATNLPEIAITVSAAASGSVDVAVGNILGGIALQTVVIAVLDLFGRRGRGVAPLTYRAASLGLVLEAIVVVAVLAVVIGGSQLPPGLVLARLSPDVVLIAIIWLVGLFLVRRAGHHLPWHEDGAAPDTSRAHPSGSGTQNQDRIARMSTAKIAIIFGVCALATLGAGVLVETAGDAAFGRLGLSGVLFGATVLALATSLPEISTGLQAVRQGDDGLAISDIFGGNAFLPVLFLVATLISGTAVLPQANAADVFLTALAIVLTLVYAVGLIFRPRRRVLGMGVDSVAVVGLYLLGIGGLVAITVS from the coding sequence ATGTCCGGTCTGCCCCTGTGGCTGCTGCTGGCGTTGTTCGTGATCGGCGCGGCGGTGATCTGGGTCGCCGGCGTGTACCTGTCCAAGACCACGGACGCGCTGGACGACCGCTTGCACCTCGGCAGTGCGCTCGGCGGTCTCATCGTTCTCGCGGTCGCGACGAACCTCCCCGAGATCGCGATCACCGTCAGCGCCGCAGCGTCCGGATCGGTGGACGTGGCCGTGGGCAACATCCTGGGAGGCATCGCCCTTCAGACGGTGGTCATCGCTGTTCTCGACCTGTTCGGCAGGCGTGGGCGCGGGGTTGCGCCGCTGACCTATCGGGCGGCCTCGCTCGGACTGGTGCTGGAGGCCATCGTCGTCGTCGCCGTGCTGGCCGTGGTGATCGGCGGCAGTCAGTTGCCGCCCGGCCTCGTCCTCGCCCGGTTGAGCCCGGACGTCGTCCTGATCGCGATCATCTGGCTGGTGGGGCTGTTCCTGGTCCGCCGCGCCGGCCACCATCTTCCCTGGCATGAGGACGGCGCTGCCCCCGACACCAGCCGGGCGCATCCGTCCGGCAGCGGGACGCAGAATCAGGACCGGATCGCACGGATGAGCACCGCGAAGATCGCGATCATCTTCGGCGTGTGCGCCCTGGCGACCCTGGGCGCCGGCGTGCTCGTGGAGACCGCCGGAGATGCCGCCTTCGGTCGGCTGGGTCTCTCGGGTGTGCTCTTCGGTGCGACCGTCCTCGCGCTGGCCACCTCTCTGCCGGAGATCTCCACCGGCCTGCAGGCGGTCAGGCAGGGCGACGACGGTCTGGCGATCTCGGACATCTTCGGCGGGAACGCGTTCCTCCCGGTCCTCTTCCTCGTCGCGACCCTGATCTCCGGCACAGCGGTCCTTCCGCAGGCGAACGCCGCGGACGTGTTCCTGACGGCGCTCGCCATCGTGCTGACCCTCGTGTACGCCGTCGGCCTGATCTTCCGCCCACGCAGGCGCGTCCTCGGAATGGGGGTCGACTCGGTCGCCGTGGTCGGTCTGTATCTGCTCGGGATCGGCGGATTGGTCGCCATCACCGTCAGCTGA